The genomic segment CCCTGGCCAACAAGTCTCAGTTAAAAGGAAAAATGTCTTCCGCAGGAATGAAAAGCGGTGTTCTGCGTGAAAAAAAAACACATGGATTACAAGTTGGCTTAACATTAAAGCAGTTCGAGAAACAATACTCGCTGGCTGCGATTGTTGCTAACAAGTCAAATGGTAAGAGCTTCATTCTGATTCAGCCGATAGATGACCACTACTGGTTGTTTGCATGTGCTAATCACATGGTCCTCCCGGGTGGGGATCGTTATATTGAAGATTTCGATGAAGTCGTCAGTATTGCTCATGAATTTACCTATTTAAGTCAATTTGAGATTTTTGCGCCTGAAGTCTTTCAAGGTGAATTTGACGGCAACTTGACAATCATGCCTGCCCCACTTGATGAGATTGCAGGTGACAAAGCCCTTGCGAACAATCAAAAAGACAGTTCTGCAATCATTGATGATCTCGATAAAGGCGGCGTGGATGCAAAAATTATCGGCTTAGTTTTTCTCATTGCGGCATTGGCTGGAATCACTTATTACCTCAATATGGAAGATGAACCTGAAGTTGTGGAAAATCCGGTTGATATAGCGGCCATCCAGCGCGACCTATCACAGAAGTCCGAATCAAGAGTGGTCGAACAATTAGCTATATCTAATTTTTTTTCTAATGCTCTAAAAATTGTTTTTACCAAACCTTTATATAT from the Methylomarinum sp. Ch1-1 genome contains:
- the pilO2 gene encoding type 4b pilus protein PilO2, whose protein sequence is MKSIDYKGAAYTIGLQWETLANKSQLKGKMSSAGMKSGVLREKKTHGLQVGLTLKQFEKQYSLAAIVANKSNGKSFILIQPIDDHYWLFACANHMVLPGGDRYIEDFDEVVSIAHEFTYLSQFEIFAPEVFQGEFDGNLTIMPAPLDEIAGDKALANNQKDSSAIIDDLDKGGVDAKIIGLVFLIAALAGITYYLNMEDEPEVVENPVDIAAIQRDLSQKSESRVVEQLAISNFFSNALKIVFTKPLYINHWFASQIDISNETIAYQMTRAAGGSIHGLRSGLDQSATVAIDESKNNAQVSYPTKNTSQSLQHQKLPKLLFFESAKDDLIDSAQKLNIAWKIDEISDVIAIDEVPSGIPYQSPYKTVTFTLNGDSVTQLTLIHESLKNVIGLRYRVVTLIPNNEHKIESWSISGVIYANS